From a region of the Nonlabens sp. Hel1_33_55 genome:
- a CDS encoding glycoside hydrolase family 2 TIM barrel-domain containing protein, whose amino-acid sequence MKNILFSILLMFSFFAGYSQVQKVSIMDDLNGQTLIVDGKPFIINGMNWDYVPIGRNYSYNFWAESDDFIRAALDSEMGLLKNMGVNTIRVYVGMQPKWVQYIYENYGIYTMINHSFGRYGLTIDGVWVPNTEYDDPATRELLMRETKSMVEDFKNVPGLLLFMLGNENNYGLSWGGAETEDIPIETEGTVITRARAMYKTFNDAVLEMKKLDSQHPVAICNGDLLYLDLVAEYCTDIDIYATNMYRGVSFADAFDRVKNELGKPLMFSEFGSDAFNALDNKEDQKMQAYYMFNNWKEIYENAAGLGKAENSIGGFTFQFSDGWWKRGQTEDLDIHNTEASWLSGGYAMDTDGTSKNMNEEWFGIAAKGYSNERGLYELYPRAAYYALKEVHQLDPYADGMNLEKMQNYFDSISIMDAVLRARGDAAALGGGGSGPKLAISNLSARFTTFTTGGSLITTPETADPDSNAFPDELGFDHMQSYFIGVEGKPSANMRAEVNFNVIGRVAQNPINEIFYENRARPVVTLDNTNQRVVIDDVNRVNVYNAEFEWNAKDFDLRGFYRTGHYHWGYEGDFFGLYPEANYGPNLDIYGGEFLGVEIDGKGVLDGAKAAFGPQLWWGGNPTSLFKYRRNVSGIDVTGIYHRDVETEIILGDDGRRELNPNQLRSGIIPPFPTERATLVLEKEVGKFGFMLGGIWAGSPLNGLTYQDVKGEPGNYTVFQDKVKSSDNWGAKAKVTYQGGKINWYAQGGVNGLVAQGGADQTQTFTGWRLKDIGSGNMSNFLTGFTYTMGDWQIAPNFLYQKPLVEAMPSDTGAPGRLRNVIDDPFAVRGNRETTAGELLLTFDPTPGTWFYEWENDRTEDAPLAFSAGFVFWHLPTKQDAHIGFNANRTFFPFPDSVPAEDLWEANSRIVSKISPELALIGNLYYGKSQPNGDSERLIYRYGGDLRLVYNKMKLISEVKVNDWGPYDYHRDFNLTFPLQLMLDLSYSLSKPDWFILPSTVMGIRGTWRSLDQFSPRYSPNNSAEFANQPTISPVGFPNGSEWEIRTYVHINIGK is encoded by the coding sequence ATGAAGAATATTCTATTTAGCATTTTACTGATGTTTTCATTTTTTGCGGGTTACTCGCAGGTACAGAAAGTGTCAATAATGGATGATTTAAATGGTCAGACATTGATAGTCGATGGAAAACCTTTTATTATCAACGGTATGAATTGGGATTATGTTCCAATTGGTAGAAATTATTCCTACAACTTCTGGGCAGAATCTGATGATTTTATAAGAGCAGCCCTAGATAGCGAAATGGGTCTTCTCAAAAACATGGGTGTAAATACTATTCGTGTCTATGTGGGTATGCAACCAAAATGGGTTCAATACATTTATGAGAACTATGGTATTTACACCATGATCAATCACTCTTTTGGACGTTATGGATTGACAATAGATGGAGTATGGGTCCCAAATACAGAGTATGATGATCCAGCAACTAGGGAGTTGTTGATGAGGGAAACAAAAAGCATGGTTGAAGACTTTAAAAATGTCCCTGGATTATTGTTATTCATGCTAGGAAATGAAAATAATTACGGACTTTCCTGGGGTGGTGCAGAAACTGAGGATATTCCAATTGAAACTGAAGGTACTGTAATCACTAGGGCTAGAGCTATGTACAAAACTTTTAATGATGCCGTTCTTGAAATGAAGAAGTTGGATTCTCAACATCCCGTAGCTATTTGTAATGGTGACTTACTTTATCTGGATCTAGTGGCAGAATATTGTACAGACATAGATATATACGCAACAAACATGTATCGTGGGGTTTCTTTTGCAGATGCTTTTGACAGAGTTAAAAATGAGTTGGGTAAACCATTGATGTTTTCAGAATTTGGTTCTGATGCGTTCAATGCACTTGACAATAAGGAAGATCAAAAGATGCAGGCCTATTACATGTTTAATAACTGGAAAGAAATTTATGAGAACGCGGCTGGTTTAGGTAAAGCTGAAAACTCCATAGGAGGATTTACTTTTCAATTTAGCGATGGATGGTGGAAACGTGGACAAACTGAAGATTTAGATATTCATAATACAGAGGCCAGTTGGTTGAGTGGTGGTTATGCCATGGACACTGATGGGACTTCAAAAAATATGAATGAAGAGTGGTTTGGAATTGCTGCTAAAGGATATTCCAATGAAAGAGGTCTTTATGAATTGTATCCACGTGCTGCATACTATGCTTTAAAGGAGGTACATCAATTAGACCCATATGCTGATGGAATGAATCTAGAGAAGATGCAAAATTACTTTGACAGCATAAGTATTATGGATGCAGTTTTGAGAGCGCGTGGTGATGCAGCTGCCTTAGGTGGTGGAGGCAGTGGCCCTAAATTGGCGATCAGTAATTTGTCGGCAAGATTTACAACATTTACGACAGGAGGTTCTTTAATTACGACGCCTGAAACAGCAGATCCTGATTCCAATGCATTCCCAGATGAATTAGGTTTTGATCATATGCAATCTTATTTTATTGGAGTTGAAGGAAAACCTTCAGCGAACATGAGGGCAGAAGTAAACTTCAACGTAATTGGAAGGGTTGCTCAAAACCCAATCAATGAAATCTTCTATGAAAATAGAGCAAGACCGGTTGTCACACTTGATAATACCAACCAACGCGTTGTTATTGACGATGTAAATAGAGTGAACGTTTACAATGCCGAGTTTGAATGGAATGCAAAGGACTTTGATCTTCGTGGTTTTTACAGAACAGGCCATTACCACTGGGGTTATGAAGGGGATTTCTTTGGGTTATATCCAGAAGCAAACTACGGACCAAACTTAGATATTTATGGTGGTGAGTTTTTAGGAGTCGAGATTGATGGTAAAGGAGTTTTGGATGGAGCAAAAGCCGCTTTTGGACCACAATTATGGTGGGGTGGAAATCCAACCTCACTCTTTAAATACAGAAGAAATGTATCTGGCATAGATGTAACGGGAATCTATCACAGAGATGTCGAAACTGAAATTATTCTAGGAGATGATGGTAGAAGAGAGCTTAATCCTAACCAATTACGTAGTGGTATTATTCCACCATTCCCTACTGAAAGAGCAACATTAGTGCTCGAAAAAGAGGTTGGAAAATTCGGATTCATGTTGGGTGGTATTTGGGCTGGAAGTCCATTAAACGGATTGACCTATCAGGACGTAAAAGGAGAGCCAGGAAACTATACTGTATTTCAGGATAAAGTAAAATCAAGTGATAATTGGGGTGCAAAAGCCAAAGTCACCTATCAAGGTGGAAAAATCAATTGGTATGCGCAAGGTGGCGTTAATGGATTAGTTGCCCAAGGTGGAGCTGATCAAACTCAAACCTTTACAGGCTGGAGACTTAAGGATATCGGTAGCGGTAATATGTCCAACTTCCTAACAGGTTTTACATACACCATGGGCGATTGGCAAATAGCTCCCAACTTTTTGTATCAAAAACCATTAGTTGAGGCAATGCCTAGTGATACCGGTGCACCTGGAAGATTGAGAAACGTCATTGACGATCCATTTGCCGTAAGAGGTAACCGTGAAACTACGGCAGGAGAATTGTTGCTAACATTTGATCCAACTCCTGGAACTTGGTTTTATGAATGGGAAAATGATAGAACAGAAGATGCTCCTCTGGCGTTTAGTGCAGGATTTGTTTTTTGGCACCTACCAACTAAGCAGGATGCTCACATAGGTTTTAATGCTAATAGAACTTTCTTCCCATTCCCAGATTCAGTTCCAGCAGAAGATTTATGGGAAGCAAATAGTAGAATCGTTTCTAAGATTTCTCCAGAGTTAGCATTGATAGGAAATCTATACTACGGAAAAAGTCAACCTAATGGTGATAGCGAACGATTGATTTATCGATACGGTGGTGACTTGAGACTCGTTTACAACAAAATGAAGCTCATTTCTGAGGTAAAGGTGAACGATTGGGGACCATACGATTATCATAGAGATTTTAACCTGACTTTCCCACTTCAATTAATGTTAGACCTTTCTTATTCTTTAAGCAAACCAGACTGGTTTATCCTACCAAGTACAGTGATGGGTATAAGAGGAACTTGGAGATCATTGGATCAATTCTCACCAAGATATAGCCCTAACAACTCAGCAGAATTTGCCAATCAACCTACTATAAGCCCTGTTGGATTCCCAAATGGATCTGAATGGGAAATAAGAACTTATGTTCATATAAACATTGGAAAATAA